From Camelus dromedarius isolate mCamDro1 chromosome 12, mCamDro1.pat, whole genome shotgun sequence, the proteins below share one genomic window:
- the ZNHIT2 gene encoding zinc finger HIT domain-containing protein 2, whose product MEPTGPCGFCPAGETQPARYTCPRCNVPYCSLRCYRAHGTCAEDFYRDQVLGELRGRSASPSRLASALRRLRQQRETEDDTEDAGLRPSPVPGALSGLWERLAPAEKAAFQRLLSRGEAGRLLPPWRPWWWRCGAQPRLLEELGDTPGPDAEELEPDSARTPPEPVKDEPGAAKLVLRDVFGPIAPAVPTRIPTLASLSGGRASPLVRFQLPNVLFAYAHTLALYHGGDEALLSDFCATLLGVSGALGAQQVFTTVEEALQAAVHVLEAGEHPPGPLGTRGAMCEAARILLGEGPANQKGYTLAALGDLARTLGRARKQAVATEERERLYRARKKCQFLLAWTNENEVALTPLALDCARAHRAHTVAAEEVAALTGELEQLWGGPLPPARRTLIEELPG is encoded by the coding sequence ATGGAGCCGACCGGGCCGTGTGGATTCTGCCCGGCGGGGGAGACCCAGCCAGCACGCTACACCTGTCCTCGCTGTAATGTGCCCTACTGCTCGCTGCGCTGCTACCGGGCTCATGGCACCTGCGCCGAAGACTTCTACCGTGACCAGGTGCTGGGAGAGCTGCGTGGCCGCAGCGCCTCGCCCAGCCGCCTGGCCAGCGCCCTACGCCGGCTGCGTCAACAACGCGAGACCGAGGACGACACCGAAGACGCGGGCCTCAGGCCTAGCCCGGTGCCCGGCGCCCTCTCAGGACTCTGGGAGCGGCTCGCGCCGGCCGAGAAGGCGGCCTTCCAGCGGCTGCTGAGCCGAGGGGAGGCCGGACGGCTGCTGCCCCCGTGGCGGCCATGGTGGTGGCGTTGCGGGGCCCAGCCGCGGCTTCTGGAGGAGCTGGGTGATACCCCGGGCCCTGACGCTGAGGAGCTGGAGCCCGACTCCGCGAGGACGCCGCCGGAACCCGTAAAGGATGAGCCCGGGGCGGCCAAGCTGGTTCTCAGAGACGTCTTTGGGCCCATCGCCCCCGCCGTGCCCACCCGGATCCCCACGCTGGCCAGCCTGAGCGGTGGCCGGGCATCGCCGCTCGTGCGCTTCCAGCTACCCAACGTGCTGTTCGCCTATGCACACACTCTTGCCCTGTATCATGGCGGCGACGAGGCGCTGCTCTCCGACTTCTGTGCCACGCTGCTTGGCGTTTCTGGAGCCCTAGGCGCTCAGCAAGTCTTCACCACTGTTGAGGAAGCCCTGCAGGCCGCAGTCCACGTTCTAGAAGCAGGCGAGCATCCACCTGGGCCCTTGGGCACACGGGGTGCCATGTGCGAGGCCGCCCGCATCCTACTGGGTGAGGGCCCGGCCAACCAGAAAGGCTACACGCTAGCAGCACTGGGGGACCTGGCGCGGACCCTGGGCCGGGCCCGAAAACAAGCCGTGGCCACCGAAGAGCGAGAACGCCTCTACCGGGCCCGAAAGAAGTGCCAGTTCCTGCTGGCTTGGACCAACGAAAATGAGGTAGCCCTCACACCCCTGGCTCTAGACTGCGCCAGGGCCCACCGAGCACATACTGTGGCAGCCGAGGAAGTGGCAGCCCTCACTGGGGAGCTGGAGCAGCTTTGGGGAGGCCCCCTGCCACCTGCCCGGAGGACTCTCATTGAGGAACTCCCCGGCTGA